The following are from one region of the Candidatus Obscuribacterales bacterium genome:
- a CDS encoding TolC family protein: protein MSGINRKKIVSLLTPIALMGVLQAPVFAKSWIHPLSLLERKPTFNVPKKYDTPLLKGSVEVDSAATISWRHFFSDPYLVSLIETALANNQEFNIAIQDIEIAANEVKEKRAEYWPKVGLGFGASYIKPSENTQEGVLDKIIVERGIINNPDFNLNLGPSLSWEVDIWKKFRNAKEAARLRMVAQYEVRNFLISRLVTEIARNYYELMALDTSLKILDANISIQEAAFLKMQTLKRYAKANQLGVNRFEAQLNNTKSQRFETSQRIVEKENRLKFLSGIYNEAPILRHSDQFMAIPVDELQTGVPAQLLENRADIRQAEAAIKAAKLDLKSAKAQLYPNVTIRAGTGFSGFDPQLLFQPQSLLYNAMGDLMLPLINRNAILARIQTADAHQTQAVLTYEQTLLKAYTDVLNQVSNIRNMQQAFDKKNREVVLLEQSIGTANMLFKYAKATYIEVLLVQEEALEAEKELVEVKMNLVGSRVDLYRALGGGWK from the coding sequence ATGAGCGGAATAAACAGAAAAAAAATTGTTAGTCTTTTAACACCCATAGCTCTTATGGGAGTCCTGCAAGCACCTGTTTTTGCAAAATCATGGATTCATCCGCTTAGTCTGTTGGAAAGAAAGCCGACATTCAACGTACCAAAGAAGTATGACACTCCGCTGCTGAAGGGCTCTGTTGAAGTTGATAGCGCGGCTACTATTAGCTGGCGGCATTTTTTTTCTGATCCTTATCTTGTCTCCCTGATTGAAACAGCCCTGGCAAATAACCAAGAATTCAATATTGCAATACAGGATATTGAAATTGCTGCCAATGAAGTGAAAGAAAAACGAGCTGAGTATTGGCCTAAAGTCGGCTTGGGGTTTGGCGCAAGTTACATTAAGCCATCCGAAAACACCCAGGAAGGCGTGTTGGATAAAATTATTGTTGAGAGAGGTATTATTAATAACCCGGATTTTAACCTGAATCTGGGTCCGTCGCTGAGCTGGGAAGTGGATATCTGGAAAAAATTCAGAAATGCCAAAGAGGCAGCCAGACTGCGTATGGTGGCACAATATGAGGTCCGCAATTTTCTTATTTCCAGGCTCGTTACTGAAATAGCACGCAACTATTATGAATTAATGGCTCTGGATACGTCTTTGAAGATACTGGATGCAAACATCAGCATCCAGGAAGCGGCTTTCCTTAAAATGCAGACCTTGAAGCGTTATGCCAAAGCGAACCAATTAGGGGTCAATCGGTTTGAAGCCCAGTTAAACAACACTAAAAGCCAGCGGTTTGAAACCAGTCAAAGAATTGTTGAAAAAGAGAATCGTCTGAAGTTCCTCTCCGGTATCTATAATGAAGCGCCAATATTGAGACACTCTGACCAGTTTATGGCGATTCCGGTGGATGAATTGCAGACGGGTGTGCCTGCTCAGCTTTTGGAAAACAGAGCCGATATTCGTCAGGCTGAAGCGGCGATTAAGGCGGCAAAGCTCGATTTAAAAAGTGCCAAGGCCCAGCTATACCCCAACGTGACGATTAGGGCAGGTACTGGCTTTTCGGGGTTTGATCCTCAACTGCTGTTTCAACCACAGTCGTTGTTATACAATGCAATGGGTGACTTAATGCTTCCATTGATCAACCGAAACGCAATCCTTGCACGAATACAGACAGCCGATGCCCACCAAACCCAAGCGGTTTTGACTTATGAGCAGACTTTACTAAAAGCCTACACCGACGTTCTTAATCAGGTGTCAAATATAAGAAATATGCAGCAGGCTTTTGATAAAAAAAACCGAGAAGTCGTATTGCTTGAGCAGTCTATCGGTACGGCAAACATGCTGTTTAAGTACGCCAAGGCGACTTACATCGAAGTGCTGCTCGTCCAGGAAGAGGCACTGGAAGCCGAAAAAGAACTGGTTGAAGTGAAAATGAACCTGGTCGGGTCCAGAGTTGACCTCTATCGAGCACTAGGGGGCGGCTGGAAGTAA
- a CDS encoding HEAT repeat domain-containing protein, with protein MNWIEDYLKAGCPETPLDELALLAHNKDHKIRMRIAENSGTPIEVLEYLSKDENSDVRLAVATNSNSSLEMIRMLAHDTDPTVRHGLAEDPNTPCEILKVLLEDSNPYVSCRARKTMQALGLLTPEPAEPNRLYMWPGLNRQRFA; from the coding sequence ATGAATTGGATTGAAGATTATCTCAAAGCTGGGTGTCCGGAAACGCCGTTGGATGAGTTGGCACTCCTGGCTCACAATAAAGATCACAAGATAAGAATGCGGATTGCCGAAAATTCCGGAACACCGATAGAAGTTCTGGAATATCTATCTAAGGACGAGAATTCGGATGTTCGGTTAGCGGTTGCAACCAATTCCAATTCCTCCTTGGAAATGATCCGTATGCTGGCTCATGACACTGATCCGACAGTGAGACATGGGTTGGCGGAAGATCCAAATACGCCTTGTGAAATTTTGAAAGTGTTATTGGAGGATAGCAATCCGTATGTAAGCTGTCGGGCAAGGAAGACAATGCAGGCTCTAGGATTACTCACGCCCGAGCCCGCGGAACCCAACCGGTTGTATATGTGGCCCGGCTTGAATCGCCAGCGTTTTGCATAA
- a CDS encoding Hsp20/alpha crystallin family protein produces MLLQRIADTDLFSSLRDMQRLQQQLSRLMSVEKWPSTQEFPPINVWTSENGAIARTEIPGIDPNDIEISLVNDSLTIKGSRNPEIVQEGQTYHRQERGHGQFTRSLQLPFRVEADEVQAHFINGVLEITLPRAKADQPRKIGVISE; encoded by the coding sequence ATGTTGCTACAGAGAATTGCAGACACGGATCTGTTCAGCTCTCTTAGAGACATGCAGCGGCTTCAGCAACAGTTAAGTCGCTTAATGTCGGTAGAGAAATGGCCATCGACTCAAGAATTCCCACCTATTAATGTATGGACTTCCGAAAACGGAGCGATCGCCCGCACGGAAATCCCGGGGATAGATCCAAACGATATTGAGATTTCGCTAGTTAATGACTCTCTTACAATTAAGGGATCTAGAAATCCCGAAATCGTCCAAGAGGGACAAACATATCATCGCCAAGAGCGTGGACACGGTCAATTTACCCGCTCGCTCCAACTTCCATTTAGGGTGGAAGCTGATGAAGTGCAGGCTCATTTTATTAATGGTGTTTTGGAAATCACCTTGCCGCGGGCCAAAGCCGACCAGCCACGGAAAATTGGCGTCATATCAGAATAG
- a CDS encoding Hsp20/alpha crystallin family protein: MPTELMETNKVEAVQNGTEQTRTNKVFIPRTDIYESKDHLLLMADMPGVKQDAVDITLEHNILTIYGRVEPPKVEEFGLTYAEYGIGDYRRVFTLSNEIDRDGIQASVKNGVLKLVLPKSKNAIPRKITVQTA, translated from the coding sequence ATGCCTACTGAATTAATGGAGACAAACAAAGTCGAAGCCGTGCAAAATGGCACAGAGCAGACCAGAACAAATAAGGTGTTCATTCCAAGAACAGACATATATGAATCCAAAGATCATTTGCTACTTATGGCGGATATGCCTGGCGTGAAACAAGACGCAGTCGATATCACACTTGAGCACAATATACTCACAATCTACGGTCGAGTAGAACCGCCAAAGGTTGAAGAATTTGGCTTAACTTATGCCGAGTATGGCATTGGTGACTATCGGCGCGTTTTTACTTTGTCAAATGAAATTGACAGAGATGGAATTCAAGCATCAGTGAAAAACGGCGTACTCAAATTGGTACTGCCCAAGAGTAAAAACGCCATCCCGAGAAAAATTACTGTGCAAACCGCATAA
- a CDS encoding Hsp20/alpha crystallin family protein — protein MSYISKYPESFAVHWAKFGLLILLLALSLFLASGQMLHSYAADSGNTNNITKDKSGEPVRIHSGKSKHDQRPLDLDSTINKMRESASKLSLPSSMFEPWWRTMLHDPDADWLMRNFDVMSSNPDKNWAFPVGLGAYIPRLDTSETADTIEITAEVPGIDEKNLDVTVTDDLVTIKGDKKSETTQKALKDGSGFQAIERAYGSFERTVALPCKVQSENAQASLKNGILTIMIPKKHAPKSEGKKLTIKSE, from the coding sequence ATGAGTTACATTTCGAAGTATCCAGAATCTTTTGCCGTTCACTGGGCAAAATTCGGTTTACTTATATTATTGCTGGCCTTATCTCTTTTTTTGGCCAGTGGTCAGATGCTACATTCTTACGCGGCAGACAGTGGCAATACTAATAACATCACCAAAGATAAATCCGGCGAGCCCGTGCGTATCCACTCGGGCAAATCAAAGCATGACCAAAGGCCGTTGGATCTGGATTCCACTATTAACAAGATGCGTGAGTCGGCATCGAAATTGAGTTTACCATCCAGCATGTTTGAGCCGTGGTGGCGGACAATGTTGCATGATCCGGACGCTGATTGGCTTATGAGAAATTTTGATGTGATGTCATCAAATCCGGATAAGAACTGGGCATTTCCAGTTGGCTTGGGTGCATACATTCCACGACTCGATACTTCTGAAACCGCCGATACAATTGAGATCACCGCTGAAGTTCCTGGTATCGATGAAAAGAACCTCGATGTGACCGTAACTGACGACTTGGTCACAATAAAAGGAGACAAGAAATCAGAAACTACACAAAAGGCGTTGAAGGACGGCAGCGGATTTCAGGCTATAGAAAGAGCCTATGGGTCTTTTGAACGGACTGTTGCTCTTCCCTGCAAAGTACAGAGTGAAAATGCTCAAGCTAGTCTAAAAAATGGTATCTTGACCATTATGATACCCAAAAAACACGCCCCCAAAAGCGAGGGCAAGAAACTAACCATCAAAAGCGAATAA